The Phaeodactylum tricornutum CCAP 1055/1 chromosome 6, whole genome shotgun sequence region GCCTAAATATCAATATTCTTGAAGTATTTGGTGTGACTCGAATTTTGTATATTCCTGTTTCATCATAGCGCCACCTACGCTTTGCTGCAAACTTCCCTGATTGTCACTCGGGAGCGTCGGTGACGTTTGTCTACTCAGAAGAATAGCAGCACTTGTAAAAGAGAGCATTAGAAGATTGCTACTTGGTAGACAAGAGAATGAGCTTGCTCCACCGTTCTGTATTTCATCGCCGGGAAAAGAACAAAAAGTCCCACGACCGCTCCCTTCCACCGCGGCAGATTTTACCAGTTTCGTCGATTCAAGCTGGTGCTCATGGGGGTCAGATATCCGATCTCGTTGTAGATCGGCTCAAGCGAAATGATCCGGAACTGACACGCTTGACTCTCGACAGGGCTCTTGACTGCTACGTGCGTCGGTCTTTCAAAGAACTCTTGGAAGCATTTTGTGGCAATGCCATGGTACAAGCAGTTCATCTAGGTCCATACTTTTACGGCAGTCTCACCGACGCACAGTTAGCAGACGTTTTTAAAGCAATGGGAGCTTTGTTTGTCAACCTGGAGGTGCTGACGATTGGGACTTTAGAGCGAACGTATACAGCCATTCCTGGTGCTTCTCTCGGTCAACTCGTGAAGTCCGCCCACAAATTGAATATTCTGCGAGTCGAACGATTTGTATCCGTTTCAAATGATGATCTACAGATGCTTGCGAACTGCTTTAAACGTCACCCTTCTCTCCAGCGCATCTCGATACCCTTTCTTCACTACGAAGGAGGCGAGGAACCGCAGAACATGGATCCTTTGTTTACTGCAATCGCAACTCTCCCTAAACTCGAATCTCTCCAGATTGGGCTCTCCCCACCTTGCTACGATCAACTTCATGAATATTCCCTTTGCTCCTTGTCTACCTTTGCGTTAAGCTCAATCATAACCTCGAAAACACTGACGTGGTTTGCCCTGCATCACTTTGATCTGAGCGATGTCCACGTGATGGCGATGGCAACTTCGCTCGCCAGCGATTCCTCTCGCCTCCGTATATTGGACTTGCCTGGCAATCGGAAAGTTACCACACTTGGCTGGCAATCTCTGTTGAGTGCCTTGCAACAAAATTGCTATCTTGAAACCATCGAATTGTACGCCCCACGGGAAGCTCAAAGTACACGCCGCGCCGTGTACGTGCATCTAAGGCTGAACCGCAATGGCCGACGCCTCGCTTTGCGAGACGAGCTGATATCAAAGCGAGAATGGCTGGACACGATTGGTAACTCATATTCCAATGACTTGCTGGCAGTCTATGTTCTATTGCGCGACAATCCCTCCATCTGTTGTCCTTAGTGTTGTACCTATGCTCCCTCTCTCTAAGCGCTATAAATATTTAAGACTGCTGGACCACAAGGCGAGCGCACGGCTCAATAAATTGAAAATTGTAATCTTTATAAAACCATCCTACTAAATCCCTTTAGCGTATATAGAGAAGCCAGTTCTCAAATGACAGCTGAGTTTATTTTATTCGAGAGCATTGCTGATGGAGGATGTTTCTTTATTCCATTGATGATAGACCACAATTGATTCTTGACTTATTCAAGAGAGGTCCGAGGTATTCTTCGATTGAGCTACCCAAACGGTCAAGTAAACGGAATACGAATGGTTGATCTTTCAAGGGGAACACATGAAGAAGGGGTCAACAAAGGTAACTAATTAATGTAAAGTGATTTTTTCTAGGCAGCGTAACTTTGTAAGTAATTGCTGAAGGCTTGAGCTTAATAGGATGGCACCAGTGTAATAGAGCAATAAAGCGTCTCAACTGGCAATTCATGAATTGGAAAAAACGTGGTACACAGTCCCATACCAGTAGCACACATCTTTGTTTGCACGTATGGGGATCCTAATGCACACCCGCCATCATGGGTGCCACTCGGCCGTCCACCGTACGGTTCCAAGGCCAAGCGCGACTGTCTTTGGCCATTTCGGAGGCCACGTCCCAAACACTCACAATTCCGGCAAAGTTTCCCTCCTTGTCCACGATGATGGCGTGGTGTAAGCGATTTTTTTCCAGAAACTTGGCCGCGTCGTCTCGGGAACACGTGTCAAGTATTGTACGTAAGTTGGTCGCCATGATGACACCAACTTTTTGGTGTAAATTCACGCCGTTCTTATAGGCCCGAACAAGGTCTGTTTTCGTGATGATGCCTACTGGTTTGTGAGTCTTGTCGTTGACAACGACGGCAGAAATGTTGTGATCCAGCACGGCATCAATAACGTTCAATACAGGATCCCATTCCGAGCAGGTCACAACATCGGAGGCTTTGGTCATAAAGTGGCCGACGAGCATGATGAGTTTGTTGCGAggcttgttgttggagtAGCAGAAATTTTGTTTCgagctttttgttttccttgcTATCAATCGTGCAGATGGCAAAACGGAATACTAATGATTTTTCGATTTTGTGAGCGACAGCAAGCAGTAAGAAACAAGATGGTTTTACAGCGAGGTGCCGTGCCAGAGGAGACCTCGTTCGCAAAATGAGATCCACAGGTCAAACGAAGGCCGCGTTGTCTTTCGCTTGATGCGAGGGTTCGCAAATCAGTCTTGGCGAACATTTTTTGGAACATGATGAAGTCCGGCATCAAGATACATACCAACGTATACCAGAATGTGTGCGCTAGGCAGTTGTGTCTCTCGCATTGTACTGTTCTGACCCAATCTTTACATTGACAAAGAAGTACATGCTTCTCCTTGTCCACTCCGTCGAAAAGATAATTTAAAATAGTTCGTTGCCAAAATGCATTCGTCTCCAAGCATCTCCTTCGTATAATGTATTACTGGTATCTCCTACATCTCCAAGAAAAGTGGACCGCACTGCGACACCGCTGGACCTGTGGATGTAGTATCACAGAAACATTTGCACACAATCCATTCTGGTTTTCCCCGATTCATAAAAACGGTATTTTAGTCAACGACCAGGCATATGGCTATGTCGATAGCTAAATTTGGAGCCTCCGACGACTAAGCCTTCGAGTGCGGGTCGGTGACCAATCTCCAGCTGCAAGCTGTAACGTCTACGAATGGTCAATCTCCATCGTGGTGTGTTCGTCACATGGCTCCAGCAAATTCACTTGActtcgaaaaaaaaacaagGTTCATCTTTTCTCGAAAATGTTTTCAAACAATACCTTTCTCTCTTCAGCGCCTTACATATTGTATCGATCATTGTCTTAACTTATAAAATGTCGCAAACATGGGAGCTAGGTTGTACAGCTGTGCCCGTTCAATTTCCGGCGTGTAACCTACTTTTAATAGTTTCATGTTCACAGAAGATAAAACCGAATACTACCTGTAAAATTCCCACTGATTGTAGACGATCAAACGTTATGAAGAATTCGAGGGGGAGGTCACCACTGAGAAACCAACCGTACACACATTCTCAGTAGCCTCATCGCAAATCGATCTCTCCTCTTGGAAAGGAATGAGCTATAGTTGCTTTTGGCGAAGAAGGGAAAGTGAGCTTTCCAAAAGGCAGCACCTGAGTTGCAGTCCATCGACAAAGTTTTCGTAATCCAGCTACAATTGCGTAAAACGGCAGCTGCTACGGCGACGAGCTTAAAAGGATGATGTCACCACGCTCGGGTCGTCAATGCTGTACAGTGTCATGTGCGGGTGTCCCCAAAGTGCGTCCTCGGCTCGTTTCCCCCAGGGTGTATGGCCGTCGGTCGGTACACCCGCGCAACCTAGTTCCGACACGGCCCTACCATGACGATGCCCTCCAATGGGCAGCGAAACATCGAGAAGCGGCACAAGCCTGCCTTGAGATACCACCACTCAAACAACACGATGACTACCTG contains the following coding sequences:
- a CDS encoding predicted protein — its product is MSLLHRSVFHRREKNKKSHDRSLPPRQILPVSSIQAGAHGGQISDLVVDRLKRNDPELTRLTLDRALDCYVRRSFKELLEAFCGNAMVQAVHLGPYFYGSLTDAQLADVFKAMGALFVNLEVLTIGTLERTYTAIPGASLGQLVKSAHKLNILRVERFVSVSNDDLQMLANCFKRHPSLQRISIPFLHYEGGEEPQNMDPLFTAIATLPKLESLQIGLSPPCYDQLHEYSLCSLSTFALSSIITSKTLTWFALHHFDLSDVHVMAMATSLASDSSRLRILDLPGNRKVTTLGWQSLLSALQQNCYLETIELYAPREAQSTRRAVYVHLRLNRNGRRLALRDELISKREWLDTIGNSYSNDLLAVYVLLRDNPSICCP
- a CDS encoding predicted protein; its protein translation is MLVGHFMTKASDVVTCSEWDPVLNVIDAVLDHNISAVVVNDKTHKPVGIITKTDLVRAYKNGVNLHQKVGVIMATNLRTILDTCSRDDAAKFLEKNRLHHAIIVDKEGNFAGIVSVWDVASEMAKDSRAWPWNRTVDGRVAPMMAGVH